The Streptomyces griseiscabiei genomic sequence GCGTTGTCGGCCTGGGCGTCGTACACGGTCAGGTCGATGCCGAGGGCCTTGGCCTGCGCCTTCGCGCCGTTGCCCCACTGCTCGAAGTAGTCGCCGGCGCCGCTCTGTCTGACCAGCGCGACCTTGACTGCCCCGTCGGCGAAGGGGGCGGGCTTCTCGCCGGTGGCGGCCGAGGCCTTGGCGGCGGTGTCGCCGGTGTCCTTCGAGGCGTCGGTGGACTGGGCGCAGGCCGACAGCAGCAGGGCCGAGGCGGAGGCGAGGGAGAGCGCGGCGAGCGGGAGGCGGGTACGGCGGGACGAGCGGGACATGACGGCTCCAGGTGCGGTGTGGTGCGAAGGAAAGAAGGGAGGGAGTACTCGACCCGGAGCGGGGGCGGAAACGCGCCACCGTGCGGTGCACGGCGAGCGCCCGGGACGGCAGAGCGCGTCAGGGCGCGTCGGGGCTCCGGCAGTGGTCAGCGACAGCTGGCCGTGGTCGACCGGAGCAGGTCCACGTACAGCCGCCGCACGAGCAGCAGCGTCTTCATACACAGATCATGAGAACGATTTCAGCCATGCGTCAAAGCAATGAGAGCGGTTTCTCACCAGGTGAGACAGCGACTACGTCACACATGTCCGTACATGGACCGGCGTTACCATCGCGGTACCGGCACCCGACCGGCACGACAGTGAGGCCCCGATGACGACATCCGACGCGACGGCGCAGCGTATGCCCGGCATGCGCCGCTGTCCCGGCGCGCTGTGTCGCGGCTGACCGGCCGCCCGTCCCTCACGTTGCTCCGCTTCCCCGCCGTCCGGGTGCTCGTCCCGGTATCCGGACATCCCTTCCAGAATCCTGGAGTTGCTCCCATGACCCTGCTGACCACCTGGCCCGAGTCCGGACCGGAGACCGTGGTGCGTCGTACCTCCGACCCCGTGGAGATCGCCGCCGCGCTGGCGCCGCTCGGGGTGCGCTACGAGCAGTGGCCGATCCGCGAGGACGTGCCGTTCGACGCGGGCAGCGAGACCGTGTTCGCCGCGTACGGACCGGAGATCGAGCGGCTCAACGCCGAGGAGGGCTTCACCACGGTCGACGTCCTCGGGCTGCACCCGAGCGACGATCCCGAGTTCCCGGTGAAGGCGAAGGCCGCCCGCGAGAAGTTCCTCCAGGAGCACACCCACGACGACGATGACGAGGTGCGCTTCTTCGTCTCCGGCTCCGGCATCTTCTACCTCCACGTCGACGGCGAGGTGCACGCCGTCTACTGCGAGAAGGGCGACCTGCTGGGTGTACCGCGCGGGACGACGCACTGGTTCGACATGGGCACCAGCCCCTCCTTCACGGCGATCCGGTTCTTCCACGAGGAGGACGGCTGGATCGGCAGCTTCACCGGCTCCACCATCGCCTCCCGCTTCCCGGACTACGACACGATCGACGCCGGGTACCAGCAGGACAAGCAGGACAAGGCAGCGGTGTGAGCCAGGTCTTCGACAGCGGCTCCATCGACTCCGTGGTGCTCGACATCGAGGGCACCACGAGCGCCACGGGGTTCGTCGTGGACGTGCTCTACCCGTACTCCCGCTCCCGTTTCGCGGCGCTGCTCGCGGAACGGGGTGACGATCCTGAGGTGGCGCGGGCTGTCGCCCAGGTACGCGAGCTCATCGACGAGCCGGACGCCGACGCCGCGCGGGTCGAGAAGGCGCTCCACGCGTGGCTCGACGAGGACCGCAAGGCGACGCCGCTGAAGACCCTCCAGGGCCTCATCTGGTCCGAGGGCTTCGCCCGGGGCGACCTCGTCTCCCACTTCTACGACGACGTCCTGCCGGCCCTGCGCGCCTGGCACACGGCGGGCGTACGCCTGCACGTGTACTCCTCGGGTTCCGTGGCCGCGCAGCGCGCCTGGTTCCGGTCGAGCCCCGAGGGCGATCTGCTGCCGCTGGTCGAGGGGTTGTACGACACGGAGAACGCGGGGCCGAAGCAGGAGGCGGAGTCGTACCGCGTGATCGCGACGGCGCTGGGTCTCGCCGCGACGCCCGAGCGCATCCTCTTCCTCTCCGACCGGCCCGGTGAACTGGACGCGGCGCGGGAGGCCGGCTGGCACGCCGTCGGTGTCCGGCGGCCCGGGGAGCCGTACTACGAGCAAGGCGTCGGCGACCACGCGCAGGCGGGGACGTTCGACGAGATCACCATCATCAGGAGCACGACGTGACCACAGAGATCTCTTCCCTCGACCTGGAGGAGGCGGGCGCCGTCCTGGCCGCCGAGTCGGCCCGCTTCGCCTCCTTCGGCTGGATGCGCGGCACCTCGGGGAACCTGTCGGTGGTGCTGTCCCGCGATCCGCTGCGGCTGGCGGTGACGGCGAGCGGACACGACAAGGGTGAACTGACGCCCGCGGACGTGGTGTTGGTGGACGGCGACGGTGCCGCGGTCCAGGGCGGCAGGCCGTCCGCCGAGGCCGAGCTGCACGCGCGCGTCGCCGCGCTGACCGGGGCGGGTGCGGTCGTCCACGTCCACACGGTCGCGTCCGTGGCGATGGGGCGCCGTGAGCCCGGGGGCATCGTGTTCAGGGACCTGGAGATGCTCAAGGGCGTCGGCCAGCCCGCCCACGACGTCGAGGTCACCCTCCCCGTCATCACCAACAGCCAGGACATGAAGGAGCTGGGCGACCGTCTGGAGGCCGCCCGCGACCCCCGTATGCCGGCGGTGGTCGTCGCCGGCCACGGCCTGTACGTCTGGGGCGACACCCCTCGCCAGGCCCGTCATCACACCGAAGTGGTGGAGTGGCTGCTGGAGTTGGAGCTGTCCCAGCGCTGACGGAACGTCACAGGGCGGCCCGGTCACGGTGACCGGGCCGCCCTGTCGTCGAGTCAGGTACGGGTCACGCCTGGCGCAGGCGCTCGCCGGGCAGTTCGCCCGCCGAGACCTCCAGCACGCCCCGCTCGGTGACCAGGCCCGTCACCAGGCGGCCCGGTGTCACGTCGAACGCCGGGTTGTGGCCCCGGGACTCGGCGGGTGCCGTGCGGACGCCGCTCCATTCCAACACCTCGTCCTCGCCCCGGAGTTCGATGTGGATGTCGGCGCCGGAGAGGGTGGCGAGGTCGACCGTGGTGGTGGGGGCGGCGACCATGAAGGGGATGCCGGCGTCGGCGCAGGCGAGGGCGACACCGACCGTGCCGACCTTGTTGGCCGTGTCGCCGTTGGCCGCGATGCGGTCGGCGCCCACGATCGCCGCGTCGACCTCACCGCGCAGGATCGTGCCGGCGGCGGCGCCGTCCACCTGGACGTGGTGCGGGATGCCCTCCTGGACCAACTCCCAGGCGGTCAGCCGGGATCCCTGGAGGAGGGGACGGGTCTCGTCGGCGTAGACGACTTCGAGGAGCCCCCGCGCGTGGAGTTCGCGGATGACGCCAAGTGCCGTTCCCCATCCGGCGGTTGCCAGCGCGCCCGTGTTGCAGTGGGTCAGCACCCGCAGCGGACGGTCGACGCCCACCCGCTTCAGCAGCCAGTCGGCGCCGAACACCCCCATGGCCCGGTTCGCCTCGACGTCCTCGCGCTGGACGGCGGCGGCCTCCTCCAGCACCGCGTCCAGCCCCTCGTCGAAGCGGGTCATGACCCGGTCGACACACACCATCAGGTTCACGGCGGTGGGGCGCGCCGCACGGACACGGGCGACGGCGGCCCGTGTCTCCTCGGCCGACCAGCCCTCCCGCTCGCCCTGAAGGAGCGCGAGGGCCACCCCGTACCCGCCCGCCGCCCCGATCGCGGGAGCGCCCCGGACGACGAGGCGCTGGATCGCGGAGACCAGGGAGTCGACGTCGCGGATCTCGACCGTCTCGGTGCGGTGCGGCAGGACCGTCTGGTCGATGAGCGCGACGCTGTTTCCGGTCCAGTCGACGGCGCGCAGTTCCTGGGGCATGGCGGGGTACTCCTGGGGTTCCGAAGGTGCCCGACACCGTACATGACCTCGGAGAACGGCCGGGAACCACAGTTCGAGACGGCGGGGCACCCGTCCGGAGAGCGGTGTTACAGTCCAGCCCCGCCCGCAGCCCGTAGGCCGATGTGAAGGAGGAACCGTGCTGCTCACCATGCGCCGTTTCCTCGACCACGGCCGCTGCGCGAGCGACGGCTGTCGCCGCTGATCCCGGTCCCCCGGACCGCTTCGGCGCCCCGCCGCCCTCCCCCACACGGATCCACACCCGCTCCGCCTCCACCTCGTCCGCCTCCTCAGGGCTCGTCAGCGTCGACGGTCCCGGCCCTTGCCGCACCCTCCGGAAGGTCGCCCCCGATGTCCCGCAGTGCCCGCCCCACCCGTAGATCCCGCCGCTCCCTGCGACTCGCCGCCCTCGCCACCGGCACCGTCCTGCTGGCCACCGCCTGCAACGCGGCCGCGAAGAAGGACGGTTCCGCCGACGACGCCGGCGCGAGCGGTGGCAGCGGCAAGAGCTTCACGCTCGTCACCCCGGACGCCGTCGGCCAGAACGAGTTCCTGAAGAACGCCGTCACCGGTGTGAAGGCGGCGGCGAAGGAGCACGACGGCTCGCAGAAGGTCTACGAGTCCACGGACACCTCCTCGCAGCAGCAGAACGTGCAGGCCGCGGTGGACGAGCGGCCGGATGTGATCGTGCTGGTGGGCTTCGAGTTCGCGGACCTGGTCGCCCAGCAGGCCGAGGCCCACCCGAAGCAGCGGTTCCTGCTGGTGGACGCGTGCACGGAGAAGACGTTCGAGAACGTGTCGTGCGCGGTGTTCCGGGAGCACGAGGGTGTCTTCCTCGCGGGCGCGGAGGCGGGCCTGCTGAGCGAGAGCGGCAAGGTGGGTGCCGTGGACGTGCTGGACACGCCCCAGTTCCGCCGCTTCAGCGACCCGTTCGCGGCCGGTGCCCAGCATGTCGCCGCCAAGACGCAGACCTCGACCCGGTTCGTCGGCGGCCAGTCCCCGTTCGACGACTCCGCCCGCGCCAAGGAGCAGGCCGGCTCGCTGCTCGCCAAGGGCTACGACCAGCTGATGGCCGCCGCCGCGGCCGGCAACTACGGCGTGTTCGAGGCGGCGAAGGCCAAGGGCGCGTTCGCGTACGGCGTGGACGTCAACCAGTGCCCGTCGGCGCCGGGCACGGTCGTCGACAACGTCGTCAAGCGCACGGACGTCGCGGTGGAGAAGGGCATCGAGCGGGTCCTCGACGGAAAGACGGGCACGGTCTCATACGGCCTCAAGGAGGGCGGCATCACCCTCACCGGTCTGGAGGACGGCGTGGACTCGTCGCAGTGCGTCATCGCCGACCACAAGGACGTGCTGAAGAAGGTCGAGGCGCTGCGCGACCTGATCGTGTCGGGAGAGCTGAAGGTCGATGACCCCGCGGCCGCCTGACGGACCGGCGGAGGCCGCGGCGTCCGGTGGTGACACCCCGGACACCCCGGACACCCCGGACACCCCGCCCGCCGTCGAACTCCTCGGCATCACCAAGCAATACCCCGGCACCCTCGCCAACGACGCGGTCGACCTGACCGTCCGCCCCGGCGAGATCCACGCGCTCATGGGCGAGAACGGCGCGGGCAAGTCGACGCTGATGTCCGTCCTGTACGGCATGGAACGCCCGGACGCCGGCACGATCCGCGTCGACGGGCGCGAGGTGTCCTTCGCCGGGCCGTCCGACGCGATGGCCGCCGGGCTCGGCATGGTCCACCAGAGCTTCAAGCTGTTCGACTCGCTGACGGTCGCCGAGAACGTGGTGTACGCCGCCGAGCCGCGCCGCTTCGGCCTGGTGGACCGGGCCGCGGCCCGCCGCCGGGTCCGTGAACTCGGCGCGGAGCACGGCCTGCCGGTGGACCCCGACGCCCGGGTCGGCGCGCTGCCGGTCGGGCTGCGGCAGCGTGTGGAGATCCTCAAGCTCCTGCACCGCGGCGCCCGCGTCCTCATCCTCGACGAGCCGACCGCCGTGCTGACGCCCGCCGAGGCCGACGCCCTGTTCGCGGTGCTCAAGTCGCTGGCGGCGCGGGGCCGTACGGTGATCCTCGTCACCCACAAGCTGCGCGAGGTGCTGGAGGGCAGCGACCGGGTGACCGTCCTGCGGGACGGCCGGGTGGTGGCCCGGCTGCGGACCGCCGACACCACCGCCGACGCGATCGCGGCGGCGATGACGGGCCGCGAGGTCGAGCTGGACCGCGTCCACGCGACCGGCACGCCCGGGGAGGTGATCCTGGACGTCGACGGCCTCACCACCGACGGGGTCCGCGAGGTCGCGCTCACCGTCCGCGCCGGGGAGATCGTCGGCATCGCGGGGGTCGCCGGAAACGGCCAGGGCGAACTGGTCGAGGCCCTCGCCGGGCTGCGCCCGGTCGCCTCGGGCCGGGTCCGGCTGCGCGGCGAGGACATCACGCACGCCTCGGCGACCGAGCGGCGCGCCCGGGGCGTCGCGTACGTCCCGGAGGACCGGCACGCCGTGGGGACGGCGCCGGCGGCGTCCGTGGCGGAGAACCTGGCGATGGGCCATCACCGGACGTCCCTGTCGGCCGGGTCCCGGCTCGGCCTGCTCCCACCCGCCGCCGTACGGGACCACGCGCGGCGGCTGATCGAGCGGTTCGGCGTCAAGGCGTCGAGCCCGGACGTGCCCGCGTCGGCGCTCTCCGGCGGCAATCTGCAGAAGCTGCTGATCGGGCGTGAACTCGCCCACGAGGCCCCGCTGTTGCTCGTCGAGCAGCCGACGCGCGGCGTCGACATCGGCGCCGTCCAGAACATCCACGACCAACTCGTCGCCCACCGCGACGCCGGTCACGCCGTCCTCCTCGTCTCCGCCGAACTCAGCGAGATCCGGGGCCTGTCGGACCGCGTGCTGGTCATGTACGAGGGCCGGGTGACCGCCGCGTACGACAAGGCCGACGCGGACGAGGGCGTGCTCGGGCTCGCGATGGCCGGCGGCGGCAGCGGCCCGGCACCGGTGGAGGCCGGGAACTGACATGAACCGCATACCCGGCGGCCGTGCGACGGCCGCCCTCCGCTCCCCCGTCGCGTTCTCCGTCGTCGCCGGTGTCGTCGTCGGCGCCCTGTTCCTGCTGGGCACGGGCGCCGATCCGCTGACCGCGTACGGCGCCGTCCTGACCGGCTCGCTCGGCGCGGACGGCATCGGCTCGACGCTGACCACCGGCACGAGTGTGCTCGGCATGGCCCTGGCGCTGGCGATCCCGCTGCGCGCCGGGCTGATCAACCTCGGCGGTGACGGACAGCTGGTCCTAGGGGGCATCACGGCCGCCGTCACCGGCCTGTACTCGCCGCTCCCGGCACCGCTCACCGTCGTCCTCGCCCTGCTGGCGGGCATGGCCGCCGGTGCCGCGTACGCCGCGCTCGCCGCGCTCTGCGAGAACAGGCTGGGTGTTCCGCTGCTGGTCAGCAGCCTGCTGCTGAGCTATCCGGCGGTGTCGCTCGCCTCCTGGCTGGCCCGCTATCCGCTCAAGGAGCCAGGGTCCAGCCTCCCCCAGACCCGCCGGCTCCCGGAGGGGGTCGCGCTGCCCGCGTTCGGTGCGTCGACGGTGACCGTGGGGCTGCTGCTGGTGCTCCTCGCGGCAGCCGCGTACTGGTTCACGGACCGGCGCACGGCGCTCGGCTACGAGATCCGGATGACCGGCCTCAACCCGCGTTTCACCGCGTACGCCGGTGTGGAGCGCGCGGGGCTGACGCTCCGGCTGACGTCCGTGTCGGGCGCGCTCGCCGGGCTCGTCGGGGCGATCGGGGTGCTGAGCTTCCCGTACCGCTTCCTGGACGGCTCGCTCACCGCGCCCGGCTACACCTGGACGGGGCTGACGGCCGCGCTCCTCGCGGCGGCGGCGCCGCTCGGCACGCTCCTCGCCTCGTTCTTCTTCGCGGTCCTCCAGGTCGGCGGGCTGTCGATGGAGCGGACGACGGAGGTGCCGCGCGAGCTGACGCAGGTGCTCCAGGCCGTCGTCATCGTGTTCCTGGCGGCCCGGCTGCGGTTCCCGCGGCGGTGGTCCGGCGGGCGGAACCGGCGGAAGGCGGCCGTGTGATGTTCTTCGACTCCGATCTGCTGATGTCGGCGCTGCGCGCCCTCACCCCGATCCTGCTGGCCGCGCTCGGCGGCGCCCTGTGCGAGCGTGCGGGCGTCTTCAACATCGGCCTCGAGGGCATGATGCTGCTGGGCTGCTTCACGGCGGTGACGACCAGCTGGTTCACCGGCAGCCCCTGGCTCGGTGTCCTCGCGGCGGTCCTCGCGGCAGCGGCGTACTCCCTGGTCCTGGCCGTCGGCGCGGTGACCCTGCGCGGCGACGCGGTGGTCCTCGGCATCGCCATGAACCTGCTCGCCGTCGGCCTGACCAGCTTCCTGCTGCGCACGGTCTTCGGCGTCCAGGGCACCTTCGACGATCCGTCACTCGCGGGACTGCCCCTGATCGGGGGGCTCTCCCCGCTGGCCTATCTGGCGTGGGCCGCCGTCGGTGTGGCCGCGCTCGTCCTGTCCCGCCATGTGTGGGGGCTGCGGCTGCGCGGGGTCGGCGAGGCACCGGACGCGGCGGCCACGCTCGGGGTGAGCCCCACCGGGTACAAGTACGCGGCGGTGCTCGTCTCCGGTGTACTGTGCGGACTCGCGGGCGCCCAACTCGCCCTGGGGAACGTCACGTTGTTCTCCGAGAACATGACGGCCGGGCGGGGCTGGATCGCCGTGGTCGCCGTGCTGCTCGGCCGCGCGCTGCCGCTGGGCGTCCTGCTCGCCGCGCTCCTCTTCGGTCTCGCCGAGGCCGCCGGCTTCCGCCTGCAGGGGCTCGGTCTGCCGCAGCAGGCGACGGACGCCGCCCCGTACGTCGTCACGCTCGGCGCCCTCTTCCTGACGACGGCCCGCCGCCGACGCCGGAGCCCCCGCGCCGCCGCGGGCAGCACCGGCACCGACCACCCCAACCGCTCTGGAGCCACCGCATGACACAGGACCTGCTGCCCATCACCCGGATACCCAGGGCCGGGCTGCCGCCGCGCGCGGTCGTGGTCGGCGACCCGGCGCGCGCCGCGGCCGTCGCCGCGCTGCTGGACGGCGCCGAGGAGGTGTCGTACCACCGTGAGTACCGGGTGTTCAGCGGGAGTTGGAAGGGCGTGCCGGTCGTCGTCGCCTCGCACGGGGTGGGCGGTCCCGGCGCGATCCTGCTGTTCCAGGAGCTGGCGGACGCGGGGGTCCGCACCTTCCTGCGGTTCGGCACGGCGGGCGCGATGCGGCCCGGGATCGGCGACGGCGACCTGGTGATCGCGGAGGCGGCCGTACGCGACGACGGGGTGACCCGGCAGCTGCTGCCGCCCGAGTACCCGGCGGTCTCCGCCCCCGAGGCGGTCATCGCGCTCCAGCGCGCCGCCCGTGAGGTGGGAGCACCGCATCACCGGGGCATCGTATGGACGAGGGCGGCCTTCCAGCCCGGGCTGATCCCGCTCGACGCGTACGACCGTGCCGGGCTCGCCGCCATCGAGATGGAGCTGTCCGCGCTGTATGTGACGGCGTCGCTGCGCGGTCTGGTCGCGGGCGGGGTGCTCGTCGTGGACGGCGTGAACGCCGACGAACTGGTCGACGAGGAGGCCACCGGCGGTTACGACCCGCACCGCGAGGTCGTCGCGCTCGGGGTGGAGCGCGGGGCGGTCGTGGCGCTGGAGGCACTGCGGCTGCTGGCGGAGGAGTACGCGTTCGAAGGGGCCGGGTCCGAGGGGACCGGGTCCGGGGCAGACGGCTTCGAGGGGGACGCCGCGTGAGCGAGTACGTCGATCTGCTGGTCCACGGCGGTGACGTCCTGACCGTCGACGAGGCCGGAACTCTCGTACGGGGCGGCGCGGTCGCCGTGCGCGAGGGGGAGATCGTCGCGGTCGGACCGGCGGAGGAGATCCGTGCGGCCCACACGGCGGCGGAGACCGTCGACGCCTCGGGCTGCCTGGTGCTCCCCGGGCTCGTCAACACCCACACCCATCTGGCGATGACCCTGCTGCGGGGACGCGCGGACGACGTCACCCTCCAGGGGTTCCTGGAGCGGGTGCTGCGCTGGGAGGCGGAGCTGCTGTCGCCGAAGAACGTGGCGGCGGCGGTCCGGGTCGCGATCGCCGAGAGCCTGCGGGCCGGGGTGACGTCCGCGCTGGACATGTACTGGTTCCACGAGGCGGCCGAGCGGGTCGCGCGCGAGGCGGGCTGGCGGCTGCACACGGGCCCGACCTTCATGGACGTGCCCGACCCCGCCGACGGCCTGGAGTACGGGCAGCGGCTGGAGTGGGCCCGCCGGGACCTCGCCGACCGCTCCCGCCGCCCGGGCACGCGCCCGGTGCTGTTCGCGCACTCGGCGTACACGCTCGGCCCGGACCAGCTGGTCGACATCGCCGCCCTGGCACGGGAGTTCGGGGCGCTGCTGCACATCCACGCGGCGGAGAACGCCACCGAGGTCGCCATGGTCGAGGTGCGGTACGGCAGGCGCCCGGTGGAACTGCTGGACTCGCTCGGGCTGCTCGGCCCCGATCTGCTGCTGGCCCACGCGGTGGACCTCACCGGCCCGGAGATCGCGGCGCTGGCCCGGACCGGGACCTCGGTGGCGCACTGCCCGGTGTCGAACCTGAAGCTGGGCTGCGGGATCGCCCCGGTGCCCCGGCTGCTGAGCGCGGGCGTCACCGTCGGGCTGGGCACGGACGGGGCGGTCAGCTCGAACACGCTGGACGTGCTGGGTGCCGTACGGCAGGCCGCGCTGGTGCACAAGGCGGCCGGGGACCCCACGGCGGTCGGTGCCGAGCAGGCGGTGCGCATGGCCACGATCGAGGGCGCCCGCGCGCTGGGCCTCGGCGACCACCTGGGCTCCCTGGAGCCGGGCAAGCGGGCCGACCTGATCGTGCTCGACCTGGGCGGACCCCATCTGCGACCGCGCCACGACCCCTGGTCCACCCTCGCCTACGCCGCGCACTCGGCGGACGTGCGGGACACGGTCGTGGAGGGGCGGGTGCTGATGCGCGACCGGGTCCTCACCACCGTCGACGAGGCCGCCGCCCTGGCGGATCTGGAGGCTTTGGCCTGATAGAGGCGCTGGAGCCCCCATAATGACCTGAGACATCGGATGTCTGTACGACCGGGACGACCGGGACGACCAAGAGCGACAGGGAACGACAGGGAGGGCCGCCATGGCAGTCACCGACGAGGCGATCGAGAAGATCAAGGGCATGATCGTCTCCGGCGCGCTGCGCCCCGGCGACCGGCTCCCCAAGGAGAGCGAGCTGGCCGCCGATCTGGGGCTGTCCCGCAACTCCCTGCGCGAGGCCGTGCGCGCCCTGTCGTTGATCCGCATCCTGGACGTACGGCAGGGCGACGGCACCTATGTGACCAGCCTCGA encodes the following:
- a CDS encoding BMP family ABC transporter substrate-binding protein, with the protein product MSRSARPTRRSRRSLRLAALATGTVLLATACNAAAKKDGSADDAGASGGSGKSFTLVTPDAVGQNEFLKNAVTGVKAAAKEHDGSQKVYESTDTSSQQQNVQAAVDERPDVIVLVGFEFADLVAQQAEAHPKQRFLLVDACTEKTFENVSCAVFREHEGVFLAGAEAGLLSESGKVGAVDVLDTPQFRRFSDPFAAGAQHVAAKTQTSTRFVGGQSPFDDSARAKEQAGSLLAKGYDQLMAAAAAGNYGVFEAAKAKGAFAYGVDVNQCPSAPGTVVDNVVKRTDVAVEKGIERVLDGKTGTVSYGLKEGGITLTGLEDGVDSSQCVIADHKDVLKKVEALRDLIVSGELKVDDPAAA
- a CDS encoding ABC transporter permease; translated protein: MNRIPGGRATAALRSPVAFSVVAGVVVGALFLLGTGADPLTAYGAVLTGSLGADGIGSTLTTGTSVLGMALALAIPLRAGLINLGGDGQLVLGGITAAVTGLYSPLPAPLTVVLALLAGMAAGAAYAALAALCENRLGVPLLVSSLLLSYPAVSLASWLARYPLKEPGSSLPQTRRLPEGVALPAFGASTVTVGLLLVLLAAAAYWFTDRRTALGYEIRMTGLNPRFTAYAGVERAGLTLRLTSVSGALAGLVGAIGVLSFPYRFLDGSLTAPGYTWTGLTAALLAAAAPLGTLLASFFFAVLQVGGLSMERTTEVPRELTQVLQAVVIVFLAARLRFPRRWSGGRNRRKAAV
- a CDS encoding nucleoside phosphorylase; the encoded protein is MTQDLLPITRIPRAGLPPRAVVVGDPARAAAVAALLDGAEEVSYHREYRVFSGSWKGVPVVVASHGVGGPGAILLFQELADAGVRTFLRFGTAGAMRPGIGDGDLVIAEAAVRDDGVTRQLLPPEYPAVSAPEAVIALQRAAREVGAPHHRGIVWTRAAFQPGLIPLDAYDRAGLAAIEMELSALYVTASLRGLVAGGVLVVDGVNADELVDEEATGGYDPHREVVALGVERGAVVALEALRLLAEEYAFEGAGSEGTGSGADGFEGDAA
- a CDS encoding 1,2-dihydroxy-3-keto-5-methylthiopentene dioxygenase — encoded protein: MTLLTTWPESGPETVVRRTSDPVEIAAALAPLGVRYEQWPIREDVPFDAGSETVFAAYGPEIERLNAEEGFTTVDVLGLHPSDDPEFPVKAKAAREKFLQEHTHDDDDEVRFFVSGSGIFYLHVDGEVHAVYCEKGDLLGVPRGTTHWFDMGTSPSFTAIRFFHEEDGWIGSFTGSTIASRFPDYDTIDAGYQQDKQDKAAV
- the mtnA gene encoding S-methyl-5-thioribose-1-phosphate isomerase, with product MPQELRAVDWTGNSVALIDQTVLPHRTETVEIRDVDSLVSAIQRLVVRGAPAIGAAGGYGVALALLQGEREGWSAEETRAAVARVRAARPTAVNLMVCVDRVMTRFDEGLDAVLEEAAAVQREDVEANRAMGVFGADWLLKRVGVDRPLRVLTHCNTGALATAGWGTALGVIRELHARGLLEVVYADETRPLLQGSRLTAWELVQEGIPHHVQVDGAAAGTILRGEVDAAIVGADRIAANGDTANKVGTVGVALACADAGIPFMVAAPTTTVDLATLSGADIHIELRGEDEVLEWSGVRTAPAESRGHNPAFDVTPGRLVTGLVTERGVLEVSAGELPGERLRQA
- a CDS encoding ABC transporter permease, which translates into the protein MFFDSDLLMSALRALTPILLAALGGALCERAGVFNIGLEGMMLLGCFTAVTTSWFTGSPWLGVLAAVLAAAAYSLVLAVGAVTLRGDAVVLGIAMNLLAVGLTSFLLRTVFGVQGTFDDPSLAGLPLIGGLSPLAYLAWAAVGVAALVLSRHVWGLRLRGVGEAPDAAATLGVSPTGYKYAAVLVSGVLCGLAGAQLALGNVTLFSENMTAGRGWIAVVAVLLGRALPLGVLLAALLFGLAEAAGFRLQGLGLPQQATDAAPYVVTLGALFLTTARRRRRSPRAAAGSTGTDHPNRSGATA
- a CDS encoding amidohydrolase, coding for MSEYVDLLVHGGDVLTVDEAGTLVRGGAVAVREGEIVAVGPAEEIRAAHTAAETVDASGCLVLPGLVNTHTHLAMTLLRGRADDVTLQGFLERVLRWEAELLSPKNVAAAVRVAIAESLRAGVTSALDMYWFHEAAERVAREAGWRLHTGPTFMDVPDPADGLEYGQRLEWARRDLADRSRRPGTRPVLFAHSAYTLGPDQLVDIAALAREFGALLHIHAAENATEVAMVEVRYGRRPVELLDSLGLLGPDLLLAHAVDLTGPEIAALARTGTSVAHCPVSNLKLGCGIAPVPRLLSAGVTVGLGTDGAVSSNTLDVLGAVRQAALVHKAAGDPTAVGAEQAVRMATIEGARALGLGDHLGSLEPGKRADLIVLDLGGPHLRPRHDPWSTLAYAAHSADVRDTVVEGRVLMRDRVLTTVDEAAALADLEALA
- a CDS encoding ABC transporter ATP-binding protein, yielding MTPRPPDGPAEAAASGGDTPDTPDTPDTPPAVELLGITKQYPGTLANDAVDLTVRPGEIHALMGENGAGKSTLMSVLYGMERPDAGTIRVDGREVSFAGPSDAMAAGLGMVHQSFKLFDSLTVAENVVYAAEPRRFGLVDRAAARRRVRELGAEHGLPVDPDARVGALPVGLRQRVEILKLLHRGARVLILDEPTAVLTPAEADALFAVLKSLAARGRTVILVTHKLREVLEGSDRVTVLRDGRVVARLRTADTTADAIAAAMTGREVELDRVHATGTPGEVILDVDGLTTDGVREVALTVRAGEIVGIAGVAGNGQGELVEALAGLRPVASGRVRLRGEDITHASATERRARGVAYVPEDRHAVGTAPAASVAENLAMGHHRTSLSAGSRLGLLPPAAVRDHARRLIERFGVKASSPDVPASALSGGNLQKLLIGRELAHEAPLLLVEQPTRGVDIGAVQNIHDQLVAHRDAGHAVLLVSAELSEIRGLSDRVLVMYEGRVTAAYDKADADEGVLGLAMAGGGSGPAPVEAGN
- the mtnB gene encoding methylthioribulose 1-phosphate dehydratase; the protein is MTTEISSLDLEEAGAVLAAESARFASFGWMRGTSGNLSVVLSRDPLRLAVTASGHDKGELTPADVVLVDGDGAAVQGGRPSAEAELHARVAALTGAGAVVHVHTVASVAMGRREPGGIVFRDLEMLKGVGQPAHDVEVTLPVITNSQDMKELGDRLEAARDPRMPAVVVAGHGLYVWGDTPRQARHHTEVVEWLLELELSQR
- the mtnC gene encoding acireductone synthase, translating into MSQVFDSGSIDSVVLDIEGTTSATGFVVDVLYPYSRSRFAALLAERGDDPEVARAVAQVRELIDEPDADAARVEKALHAWLDEDRKATPLKTLQGLIWSEGFARGDLVSHFYDDVLPALRAWHTAGVRLHVYSSGSVAAQRAWFRSSPEGDLLPLVEGLYDTENAGPKQEAESYRVIATALGLAATPERILFLSDRPGELDAAREAGWHAVGVRRPGEPYYEQGVGDHAQAGTFDEITIIRSTT